Part of the Prunus dulcis chromosome 8, ALMONDv2, whole genome shotgun sequence genome is shown below.
CAAATTTCACACATTAGCTTCCAGTTCTGTCTGGATCCTGGGGTTTCCAGTCCTACTCCCACCCACCAAATCCGAAATCCTGATTTATCTGCCTTTTACTTTGGTTGTTCAATTGAGGTTCACGTTCAATTGTCAATTATGATATTAGAGAAATGTTTAGGAGCTCAAAGAACGCGAAGGATCCATAGAGCTCTGCGCCATGGCAAGGTCACAATCCTGTGTCTCGTCCTCACTGTTGTCGTCCTACGTGGCACAATCGGAGCCGGCAAGTTTGGAACTCCGGAGCAGGACTTCATCGAGATTCGCGATCACTTCTACTCTCGCAAGCGAGCAGAGCCTCACCGCGTCCTTGAGGAGGTCCAGTCAACACCGGCCGATCCCAACAACTACAATGCCTTCGATATCAACAAGATCTTGGTCGACGAAGGAGAGGAAGACAGACCCGAGCCCAATAAGCCCTACACTCTTGGACCCAAGATTTCAAATTGGAACGAGCAGAGATCGAAATGGCTTAAggaaaaccctaatttcccAAATTTCATCGGACCCAATAAGCCTAGAGTGCTTCTGGTAACTGGGTCGTCGCCAAAACCCTGTGAGAACCCGGTAGGTGACCATTACTTGTTGAAGTCGATTAAGAACAAAATCGATTATTGTAGGTTGCATGGGATTGAGGTTTTTTACAATATGGCCCTTTTGGATGCTGAAATGGCTGGTTTTTGGGCCAAGCTTCCGTTGATTCGGAAGCTTCTTTTGTCTCACCCGGAGGTTGAGTTTCTATGGTGGATGGATAGTGATGCCATGTTTACAGATATGGCTTTTGAAGTACCCTGGGAGAGGTACAAAGATTATGACTTTGTAATGCATGGATGGAATGAGATGGTTTATGATCAAAAGAATTGGATTGGGCTCAATACCGGGAGCTTCTTGTTAAGGAATACCCAGTGGTCATTAGATATGCTTGATACTTGGGCTCCTATGGGACCTAAAGGGAAAATTAGGGATGAGGCTGGGAAGATACTCACTAGGGAGCTTAAGGATAGGCCGGTATTCGAAGCTGATGATCAGTCAGCCATGGTTTATATATTGGCCACTCAAAGAGAGAAGTGGGGTGATAAGGTTTATCTGGAGAATGCATATTATTTGCATGGTTATTGGGGGATTTTGGTTGATAGATATGAGGAAATGATTGAGAATTATCATCCTGGTTTGGGTGACCACAGGTGGCCGCTAGTGACACATTTTGTTGGTTGCAAGCCATGTGGAAAGTTTGGAGATTACCCAGTTGAGAGATGCTTGAAGCAGATGGATAGAGCTTTTAACTTCGGGGACA
Proteins encoded:
- the LOC117637821 gene encoding xyloglucan 6-xylosyltransferase 2, with product MILEKCLGAQRTRRIHRALRHGKVTILCLVLTVVVLRGTIGAGKFGTPEQDFIEIRDHFYSRKRAEPHRVLEEVQSTPADPNNYNAFDINKILVDEGEEDRPEPNKPYTLGPKISNWNEQRSKWLKENPNFPNFIGPNKPRVLLVTGSSPKPCENPVGDHYLLKSIKNKIDYCRLHGIEVFYNMALLDAEMAGFWAKLPLIRKLLLSHPEVEFLWWMDSDAMFTDMAFEVPWERYKDYDFVMHGWNEMVYDQKNWIGLNTGSFLLRNTQWSLDMLDTWAPMGPKGKIRDEAGKILTRELKDRPVFEADDQSAMVYILATQREKWGDKVYLENAYYLHGYWGILVDRYEEMIENYHPGLGDHRWPLVTHFVGCKPCGKFGDYPVERCLKQMDRAFNFGDNQILQIYGFTHSSLGSRRVKRVRNETSNPLEVKDELGLLHPEFKAVKVSSS